Proteins from one Rosa chinensis cultivar Old Blush chromosome 7, RchiOBHm-V2, whole genome shotgun sequence genomic window:
- the LOC112179837 gene encoding ankyrin-3 isoform X11 encodes MSNTAGVSNSPVMEVLNRNNYKKWRLRVKTYLLAEDLWEVIEAIREPVTKFDDNEPEYKAWTIKNAKALYAIQNSCGPEMFHFISETETAKIAWETLQKISTLRGRVENSAENFEPYIPFTKFVSEGDWSKAKEYLKLKELDLHSAVRAIDPRIGFGDTAIHLAARQGHVNIVKELVLLMTPEDLKMKNAKGATALHAAAWSGQLLTVKELALLMGEEINTVGDTALHTAVRRGKVDIVKELVLFIPKDLKIKNNYGYTALHLAVEMRNVPIVKDLAALGGEVRGPDGDTALHLAVKMGAAKIVKELVLLMRREDLAIKNDEGYTAFHLAVKMGNVPAVKQFMTKEKERDFDSYIQFTTHVANGDWGNAKECLTKLDDPCDAITIVDPRDGNTVLHVAAREGHVRIVKELISLVRQENLQQKTVEDFATFGYGINLGVTEEVLMEKVKYMVEQYEKTLASILDVQNAQGSTALHIAVSKGNLDIVKELVPLMRKEGLEIEDVEGYTALHKAVGNGYIDIVRELVPVMRQEGLELKTAGGFNALHLAVMSELTEHMNIAKEVMPYMRKEALEEKDDEGYTALGRTLEVSEDKDVMEIAGYMAENNNKVFGIRTSPGNWIPVVSATVKREWDLCRYLYSRTPPEYLMPEHGMDGARLIIDCFRAKELGMALDLLRRCPRLAISPTNSGCPPIMELAGMHSAFLSGTQLGFWQHLIYNRLLIEPANLETPDTCINISRQQDGGDNQMDLIHSGKPFIELK; translated from the exons ATGTCAAATACCGCAGGTGTCTCCAATTCACCTGTTATGGAAGTTCTTAACCGTAATAACTATAAAAAGTGGAGATTGCGggtaaaaacttacttgttggcCGAAGATTTATGGGAGGTTATCGAAGCAATCAGGGAACCTGTTACAAAATTTGATGACAACGAACCCGAATACAAGGCTTGGACAATAAAGAATGCTAAGGCTTTATATGCAATTCAAAATTCATGCGGACCAGAGATGTTTCATTTTATAAGCGAAACTGAAACGGCCAAAATTGCTTGGGAGACTTTGCAAAAAATTTCGACATTAAGAG GGCGTGTTGAGAACAGTGCCGAAAACTTCGAGCCTTACATACCTTTCACCAAATTTGTGAGCGAAGGTGATTGGAGTAAGGCAAAGGAGTACCTTAAACTTAAAGAACTAGATCTCCACAGCGCCGTAAGAGCAATAGATCCGAGAATCGGGTTTGGAGACACAGCCATTCACTTAGCAGCCAGGCAAGGACACGTGAATATTGTGAAAGAGTTGGTGCTGTTGATGACCCCAGaagatttgaaaatgaaaaacgCTAAAGGTGCAACAGCTCTTCATGCAGCAGCATGGAGTGGGCAATTGCTTACTGTCAAGGAGTTGGCGCTGTTGATGGGAGAAGAAATAAACACCGTTGGTGACACAGCTCTTCACACAGCAGTACGTAGAGGGAAGGTGGACATTGTGAAAGAGTTGGTGCTGTTTATTCCAAAAgacttgaaaataaaaaataattatggTTACACAGCTCTTCACCTAGCAGTCGAGATGAGAAATGTGCCTATAGTGAAAGATTTGGCAGCGTTGGGGGGAGAAGTGAGAGGCCCTGATGGTGACACTGCTCTTCATTTAGCAGTCAAGATGGGGGCTGCAAAAATTGTGAAAGAGTTGGTGTTGTTAATGAGAAGGGAAGATTTGGCAATAAAAAATGATGAAGGTTACACAGCTTTTCACCTAGCGGTAAAGATGGGTAATGTGCCTGCTGTGAAACAGTTcatgacaaaagaaaaag AGCGAGACTTTGATAGCTATATTCAGTTCACCACTCACGTGGCAAATGGTGATTGGGGTAATGCAAAGGAGTGCCTTACAAAACTAGATGATCCCTGTGACGCAATAACGATAGTTGATCCAAGAGACGGAAACACTGTTCTTCATGTAGCAGCTAGAGAAGGTCATGTGCGTATTGTCAAAGAATTGATATCATTAGTGAGACAAGAAAATTTGCAACAGAAAACTGTAGAAGATTTCGCAACTTTTGGTTATGGTATAAATTTAGGCGTCACTGAAGAAGTTCTCATGGAAAAGGTCAAATATATGGTTGAACAGTACGAGAAAACACTTGCCAGTATTTTGGATGTACAAAATGCACAAGGTTCCACAGCCCTTCACATAGCAGTATCCAAGGGTAATTTAGATATTGTGAAAGAGTTGGTACCATTAATGAGAAAAGAAGGTTTAGAAATAGAAGATGTTGAAGGATACACAGCTCTTCACAAAGCAGTTGGGAATGGTTATATTGATATTGTGAGAGAGTTGGTGCCAGTGATGAGACAAGAAGGGTTAGAATTAAAAACAGCTGGGGGCTTCAATGCACTTCACCTTGCAGTCATGTCTGAGCTGACTGAGCATATGAATATTGCAAAAGAGGTGATGccatatatgagaaaagaagctttggaagaaaaagatgatgaagGTTATACAGCTTTAGGTCGTACGTTAGAAGTAAGCGAGGATAAAGACGTGATGGAAATAGCTGGGTACATGGCTGAAAACAACAATAAAGTATTTGGCATTAGGACGTCTCCTGGTAATTGGATTCCAGTTGTCAGTGCTACCGTTAAGAGAGAGTGGGATTTGTGTCGCTATCTCTATTCTCGTACTCCCCCTGAATATCTAATGCCTGAGCACGGGATGGATGGCGCACGGTTGATTATCGATTGCTTTAGAGCGAAGGAGCTTG GTATGGCTTTGGACTTACTTCGGCGTTGCCCTAGATTGGCCATCAGTCCAACCAACTCTGGATGTCCCCCCATAATGGAATTGGCTGGCATGCATTCTGCATTCTTGAGTGGAACCCAACTTGGATTTTGGCAACATTTGATCTATAATC GTTTACTCATTGAACCTGCGAATTTGGAAACTCCTGATACTTGCATCAATATTTCAAGACAACAGGATGGTGGAGACAATCAAATGGATCTCATTCATTCAG gTAAGCCCTTTATTGAACTAAAATGA
- the LOC112179837 gene encoding ankyrin-3 isoform X12, producing the protein MSNTAGVSNSPVMEVLNRNNYKKWRLRVKTYLLAEDLWEVIEAIREPVTKFDDNEPEYKAWTIKNAKALYAIQNSCGPEMFHFISETETAKIAWETLQKISTLRGRVENSAENFEPYIPFTKFVSEGDWSKAKEYLKLKELDLHSAVRAIDPRIGFGDTAIHLAARQGHVNIVKELVLLMTPEDLKMKNAKGATALHAAAWSGQLLTVKELALLMGEEINTVGDTALHTAVRRGKVDIVKELVLFIPKDLKIKNNYGYTALHLAVEMRNVPIVKDLAALGGEVRGPDGDTALHLAVKMGAAKIVKELVLLMRREDLAIKNDEGYTAFHLAVKMGNVPAVKQFMTKEKERDFDSYIQFTTHVANGDWGNAKECLTKLDDPCDAITIVDPRDGNTVLHVAAREGHVRIVKELISLVRQENLQQKTVEDFATFGYGINLGVTEEVLMEKVKYMVEQYEKTLASILDVQNAQGSTALHIAVSKGNLDIVKELVPLMRKEGLEIEDVEGYTALHKAVGNGYIDIVRELVPVMRQEGLELKTAGGFNALHLAVMSELTEHMNIAKEVMPYMRKEALEEKDDEGYTALGRTLEVSEDKDVMEIAGYMAENNNKVFGIRTSPGNWIPVVSATVKREWDLCRYLYSRTPPEYLMPEHGMDGARLIIDCFRAKELGMALDLLRRCPRLAISPTNSGCPPIMELAGMHSAFLSGTQLGFWQHLIYNRLLIEPANLETPDTCINISRQQDGGDNQMDLIHSGNR; encoded by the exons ATGTCAAATACCGCAGGTGTCTCCAATTCACCTGTTATGGAAGTTCTTAACCGTAATAACTATAAAAAGTGGAGATTGCGggtaaaaacttacttgttggcCGAAGATTTATGGGAGGTTATCGAAGCAATCAGGGAACCTGTTACAAAATTTGATGACAACGAACCCGAATACAAGGCTTGGACAATAAAGAATGCTAAGGCTTTATATGCAATTCAAAATTCATGCGGACCAGAGATGTTTCATTTTATAAGCGAAACTGAAACGGCCAAAATTGCTTGGGAGACTTTGCAAAAAATTTCGACATTAAGAG GGCGTGTTGAGAACAGTGCCGAAAACTTCGAGCCTTACATACCTTTCACCAAATTTGTGAGCGAAGGTGATTGGAGTAAGGCAAAGGAGTACCTTAAACTTAAAGAACTAGATCTCCACAGCGCCGTAAGAGCAATAGATCCGAGAATCGGGTTTGGAGACACAGCCATTCACTTAGCAGCCAGGCAAGGACACGTGAATATTGTGAAAGAGTTGGTGCTGTTGATGACCCCAGaagatttgaaaatgaaaaacgCTAAAGGTGCAACAGCTCTTCATGCAGCAGCATGGAGTGGGCAATTGCTTACTGTCAAGGAGTTGGCGCTGTTGATGGGAGAAGAAATAAACACCGTTGGTGACACAGCTCTTCACACAGCAGTACGTAGAGGGAAGGTGGACATTGTGAAAGAGTTGGTGCTGTTTATTCCAAAAgacttgaaaataaaaaataattatggTTACACAGCTCTTCACCTAGCAGTCGAGATGAGAAATGTGCCTATAGTGAAAGATTTGGCAGCGTTGGGGGGAGAAGTGAGAGGCCCTGATGGTGACACTGCTCTTCATTTAGCAGTCAAGATGGGGGCTGCAAAAATTGTGAAAGAGTTGGTGTTGTTAATGAGAAGGGAAGATTTGGCAATAAAAAATGATGAAGGTTACACAGCTTTTCACCTAGCGGTAAAGATGGGTAATGTGCCTGCTGTGAAACAGTTcatgacaaaagaaaaag AGCGAGACTTTGATAGCTATATTCAGTTCACCACTCACGTGGCAAATGGTGATTGGGGTAATGCAAAGGAGTGCCTTACAAAACTAGATGATCCCTGTGACGCAATAACGATAGTTGATCCAAGAGACGGAAACACTGTTCTTCATGTAGCAGCTAGAGAAGGTCATGTGCGTATTGTCAAAGAATTGATATCATTAGTGAGACAAGAAAATTTGCAACAGAAAACTGTAGAAGATTTCGCAACTTTTGGTTATGGTATAAATTTAGGCGTCACTGAAGAAGTTCTCATGGAAAAGGTCAAATATATGGTTGAACAGTACGAGAAAACACTTGCCAGTATTTTGGATGTACAAAATGCACAAGGTTCCACAGCCCTTCACATAGCAGTATCCAAGGGTAATTTAGATATTGTGAAAGAGTTGGTACCATTAATGAGAAAAGAAGGTTTAGAAATAGAAGATGTTGAAGGATACACAGCTCTTCACAAAGCAGTTGGGAATGGTTATATTGATATTGTGAGAGAGTTGGTGCCAGTGATGAGACAAGAAGGGTTAGAATTAAAAACAGCTGGGGGCTTCAATGCACTTCACCTTGCAGTCATGTCTGAGCTGACTGAGCATATGAATATTGCAAAAGAGGTGATGccatatatgagaaaagaagctttggaagaaaaagatgatgaagGTTATACAGCTTTAGGTCGTACGTTAGAAGTAAGCGAGGATAAAGACGTGATGGAAATAGCTGGGTACATGGCTGAAAACAACAATAAAGTATTTGGCATTAGGACGTCTCCTGGTAATTGGATTCCAGTTGTCAGTGCTACCGTTAAGAGAGAGTGGGATTTGTGTCGCTATCTCTATTCTCGTACTCCCCCTGAATATCTAATGCCTGAGCACGGGATGGATGGCGCACGGTTGATTATCGATTGCTTTAGAGCGAAGGAGCTTG GTATGGCTTTGGACTTACTTCGGCGTTGCCCTAGATTGGCCATCAGTCCAACCAACTCTGGATGTCCCCCCATAATGGAATTGGCTGGCATGCATTCTGCATTCTTGAGTGGAACCCAACTTGGATTTTGGCAACATTTGATCTATAATC GTTTACTCATTGAACCTGCGAATTTGGAAACTCCTGATACTTGCATCAATATTTCAAGACAACAGGATGGTGGAGACAATCAAATGGATCTCATTCATTCAG gaaataggTAA
- the LOC112175582 gene encoding serine--tRNA ligase, chloroplastic/mitochondrial isoform X2, protein MGLGGTTLQTLKLAAIPSPSSSYSSSFRSVFNPLSKTFLYRRSHTPRPQDPLFFVKGFSASAVQATVATAPKATNPGVKPQWKAAIDFKWIRENKDAVAANIKKRNSNANLELVLQLYNQMLNLQKEVERLRAERNAVANKMKGKLESFERQKLIEEGKNLKEGILKLEEDLLKLTDELQQEAQCIPNMTHPDVPIGGEDSSTIRKMVGIPREFNFPAKDHLQLGKDLDLFDFDAASEVSGSKFYYLKNEAVMLEMGLINWTLLEVMKRGFTPLTTPEIVRSSVVEKCGFQPRGTNTQVYSIEGSDQCLIGTAEIPVGGIHMDSILSASVLPLKYVAVSHCFRTEAGAAGTATRGLYRVHQFSKLEMFILCQPEESDFYHEELIKIEEDLFSSLGLHYKTLDMASGDLGAPAYRKFDIEAWMPGLARFGEISSASNCTDYQSRRLGIRYRSSEPASTNPKKGKGNLSPPQFVHTLNATACAVPRMIVCLLENNQQEDGSVVIPEQLRPFVGGLELIQPKSR, encoded by the exons ATGGGTCTTGGCGGGACTACCTTACAAACCCTCAAGCTCGCTGCAATTCcttcaccctcttcttcttACTCTTCTTCTTTCCGCTCCGTTTTCAATCCATTGTCCAAAACCTTCCTCTACCGCCGTAGCCACACACCAAGACCTCAAGATCCTCTCTTCTTCGTCAAGGGCTTCTCAGCCTCGGCCGTACAAGCCACTGTCGCCACAGCACCAAAAGCAACAAACCCAG GTGTGAAACCGCAGTGGAAAGCAGCGATAGATTTCAAGTGGATAAGGGAGAACAAGGATGCTGTTGCTGCCAATATAAAGAAGAGGAACTCCAATGCCAATTTGGAACTTGTGCTTCAGCTCTACAATCAAATGTTGAATCTTCAAAAG GAAGTTGAGCGACTTCGTGCAGAAAGGAATGCGGTGGCAAACAAGATGAAAGGGAAGTTGGAGTCCTTCGAGCGTCAAAAACTCATAGAGGAAG GAAAGAATCTGAAGGAAGGGATTCTTAAATTGGAAGAAGACCTGCTTAAGCTTACTGATGAGCTCCAACAGGAAGCACAATGTATACCTAATATGACTCATCCAGATGTCCCAATAGGCGGGGAGGACAGTTCAACCATTAGAAAGATG GTAGGCATCCCTCGCGAGTTTAACTTTCCTGCCAAGGATCACCTTCAACTTGGAAAGGACCTAGATCTCTTTGATTTTGATGCTGCTTCAGAG GTCAGCGGCTCAAAGTTCTACTATCTCAAGAATGAAGCAGTGATGCTAGAGATGGGTCTTATCAACTGGACGCTTTTGGAAGTCATGAAACGGGGCTTCACACCTTTAACAACTCCAGAGATTGTAAGGTCCTCTGTTGTTGAAAAATGTGGTTTCCAACCCCGTGGAACAAATACTCAG GTTTATTCTATTGAGGGCAGTGATCAATGCCTCATCGGCACTGCAGAGATTCCTGTTGGAGGAATTCATATGGATTCTATTCTTTCTGCATCAGTGTTACCTTTGAAATATGTGGCAGTCTCCCATTGCTTCCGTACTGAGGCAGGTGCTGCAGGTACAGCAACAAG GGGTCTGTATCGTGTCCATCAATTCAGCAAGTTGGAGATGTTTATATTATGCCAACCAGAGGAGAGTGACTTTTACCATGAAGAGCTCATAAAAATTGAAGAAGATCTATTCTCATCACTAGGATTACATTATAA AACTCTGGACATGGCATCTGGGGATTTAGGTGCACCCGCTTATCGTAAATTTGATATTGAGGCATGGATGCCTGGATTAGCTCGGTTTGGTGAG ATATCAAGCGCATCAAACTGTACAGACTACCAAAGTCGCCGTCTTGGGATACGGTATCGTTCTTCAGAACCAGCATCTACAAATCCTAAAAAGGGTAAGGGCAACCTCTCTCCACCACAATTTGTTCATACATTAAATGCAACAGCATGTGCAGTACCACGAATGATCGTCTGCCTACTGGAAAATAACCAGCAAGAAGACGGCTCTGTAGTTATTCCTGAGCAATTGAGGCCATTTGTGGGTGGCCTAGAGCTTATACAACCTAAATCTAGATAG
- the LOC112175582 gene encoding serine--tRNA ligase, chloroplastic/mitochondrial isoform X3 — MKGKLESFERQKLIEEGKNLKEGILKLEEDLLKLTDELQQEAQCIPNMTHPDVPIGGEDSSTIRKMVGIPREFNFPAKDHLQLGKDLDLFDFDAASEVSGSKFYYLKNEAVMLEMGLINWTLLEVMKRGFTPLTTPEIVRSSVVEKCGFQPRGTNTQVYSIEGSDQCLIGTAEIPVGGIHMDSILSASVLPLKYVAVSHCFRTEAGAAGTATRGLYRVHQFSKLEMFILCQPEESDFYHEELIKIEEDLFSSLGLHYKTLDMASGDLGAPAYRKFDIEAWMPGLARFGEISSASNCTDYQSRRLGIRYRSSEPASTNPKKGKGNLSPPQFVHTLNATACAVPRMIVCLLENNQQEDGSVVIPEQLRPFVGGLELIQPKSR; from the exons ATGAAAGGGAAGTTGGAGTCCTTCGAGCGTCAAAAACTCATAGAGGAAG GAAAGAATCTGAAGGAAGGGATTCTTAAATTGGAAGAAGACCTGCTTAAGCTTACTGATGAGCTCCAACAGGAAGCACAATGTATACCTAATATGACTCATCCAGATGTCCCAATAGGCGGGGAGGACAGTTCAACCATTAGAAAGATG GTAGGCATCCCTCGCGAGTTTAACTTTCCTGCCAAGGATCACCTTCAACTTGGAAAGGACCTAGATCTCTTTGATTTTGATGCTGCTTCAGAG GTCAGCGGCTCAAAGTTCTACTATCTCAAGAATGAAGCAGTGATGCTAGAGATGGGTCTTATCAACTGGACGCTTTTGGAAGTCATGAAACGGGGCTTCACACCTTTAACAACTCCAGAGATTGTAAGGTCCTCTGTTGTTGAAAAATGTGGTTTCCAACCCCGTGGAACAAATACTCAG GTTTATTCTATTGAGGGCAGTGATCAATGCCTCATCGGCACTGCAGAGATTCCTGTTGGAGGAATTCATATGGATTCTATTCTTTCTGCATCAGTGTTACCTTTGAAATATGTGGCAGTCTCCCATTGCTTCCGTACTGAGGCAGGTGCTGCAGGTACAGCAACAAG GGGTCTGTATCGTGTCCATCAATTCAGCAAGTTGGAGATGTTTATATTATGCCAACCAGAGGAGAGTGACTTTTACCATGAAGAGCTCATAAAAATTGAAGAAGATCTATTCTCATCACTAGGATTACATTATAA AACTCTGGACATGGCATCTGGGGATTTAGGTGCACCCGCTTATCGTAAATTTGATATTGAGGCATGGATGCCTGGATTAGCTCGGTTTGGTGAG ATATCAAGCGCATCAAACTGTACAGACTACCAAAGTCGCCGTCTTGGGATACGGTATCGTTCTTCAGAACCAGCATCTACAAATCCTAAAAAGGGTAAGGGCAACCTCTCTCCACCACAATTTGTTCATACATTAAATGCAACAGCATGTGCAGTACCACGAATGATCGTCTGCCTACTGGAAAATAACCAGCAAGAAGACGGCTCTGTAGTTATTCCTGAGCAATTGAGGCCATTTGTGGGTGGCCTAGAGCTTATACAACCTAAATCTAGATAG
- the LOC112175582 gene encoding serine--tRNA ligase, chloroplastic/mitochondrial isoform X1, whose amino-acid sequence MGLGGTTLQTLKLAAIPSPSSSYSSSFRSVFNPLSKTFLYRRSHTPRPQDPLFFVKGFSASAVQATVATAPKATNPGEKGVKPQWKAAIDFKWIRENKDAVAANIKKRNSNANLELVLQLYNQMLNLQKEVERLRAERNAVANKMKGKLESFERQKLIEEGKNLKEGILKLEEDLLKLTDELQQEAQCIPNMTHPDVPIGGEDSSTIRKMVGIPREFNFPAKDHLQLGKDLDLFDFDAASEVSGSKFYYLKNEAVMLEMGLINWTLLEVMKRGFTPLTTPEIVRSSVVEKCGFQPRGTNTQVYSIEGSDQCLIGTAEIPVGGIHMDSILSASVLPLKYVAVSHCFRTEAGAAGTATRGLYRVHQFSKLEMFILCQPEESDFYHEELIKIEEDLFSSLGLHYKTLDMASGDLGAPAYRKFDIEAWMPGLARFGEISSASNCTDYQSRRLGIRYRSSEPASTNPKKGKGNLSPPQFVHTLNATACAVPRMIVCLLENNQQEDGSVVIPEQLRPFVGGLELIQPKSR is encoded by the exons ATGGGTCTTGGCGGGACTACCTTACAAACCCTCAAGCTCGCTGCAATTCcttcaccctcttcttcttACTCTTCTTCTTTCCGCTCCGTTTTCAATCCATTGTCCAAAACCTTCCTCTACCGCCGTAGCCACACACCAAGACCTCAAGATCCTCTCTTCTTCGTCAAGGGCTTCTCAGCCTCGGCCGTACAAGCCACTGTCGCCACAGCACCAAAAGCAACAAACCCAGGTGAGAAAG GTGTGAAACCGCAGTGGAAAGCAGCGATAGATTTCAAGTGGATAAGGGAGAACAAGGATGCTGTTGCTGCCAATATAAAGAAGAGGAACTCCAATGCCAATTTGGAACTTGTGCTTCAGCTCTACAATCAAATGTTGAATCTTCAAAAG GAAGTTGAGCGACTTCGTGCAGAAAGGAATGCGGTGGCAAACAAGATGAAAGGGAAGTTGGAGTCCTTCGAGCGTCAAAAACTCATAGAGGAAG GAAAGAATCTGAAGGAAGGGATTCTTAAATTGGAAGAAGACCTGCTTAAGCTTACTGATGAGCTCCAACAGGAAGCACAATGTATACCTAATATGACTCATCCAGATGTCCCAATAGGCGGGGAGGACAGTTCAACCATTAGAAAGATG GTAGGCATCCCTCGCGAGTTTAACTTTCCTGCCAAGGATCACCTTCAACTTGGAAAGGACCTAGATCTCTTTGATTTTGATGCTGCTTCAGAG GTCAGCGGCTCAAAGTTCTACTATCTCAAGAATGAAGCAGTGATGCTAGAGATGGGTCTTATCAACTGGACGCTTTTGGAAGTCATGAAACGGGGCTTCACACCTTTAACAACTCCAGAGATTGTAAGGTCCTCTGTTGTTGAAAAATGTGGTTTCCAACCCCGTGGAACAAATACTCAG GTTTATTCTATTGAGGGCAGTGATCAATGCCTCATCGGCACTGCAGAGATTCCTGTTGGAGGAATTCATATGGATTCTATTCTTTCTGCATCAGTGTTACCTTTGAAATATGTGGCAGTCTCCCATTGCTTCCGTACTGAGGCAGGTGCTGCAGGTACAGCAACAAG GGGTCTGTATCGTGTCCATCAATTCAGCAAGTTGGAGATGTTTATATTATGCCAACCAGAGGAGAGTGACTTTTACCATGAAGAGCTCATAAAAATTGAAGAAGATCTATTCTCATCACTAGGATTACATTATAA AACTCTGGACATGGCATCTGGGGATTTAGGTGCACCCGCTTATCGTAAATTTGATATTGAGGCATGGATGCCTGGATTAGCTCGGTTTGGTGAG ATATCAAGCGCATCAAACTGTACAGACTACCAAAGTCGCCGTCTTGGGATACGGTATCGTTCTTCAGAACCAGCATCTACAAATCCTAAAAAGGGTAAGGGCAACCTCTCTCCACCACAATTTGTTCATACATTAAATGCAACAGCATGTGCAGTACCACGAATGATCGTCTGCCTACTGGAAAATAACCAGCAAGAAGACGGCTCTGTAGTTATTCCTGAGCAATTGAGGCCATTTGTGGGTGGCCTAGAGCTTATACAACCTAAATCTAGATAG
- the LOC112178473 gene encoding uncharacterized protein LOC112178473: protein MNRFQKLLMQEEEDAITRNCQRALVMQAASSHILRIQEEESQWGGSQPGRQYIARDREAMDRRLKALYFTSLCRFQGDVFCRRYRMRPHVFDQMMHDVANHDPYFVQNDDASGRVGLSTEQKMTCAMRMLAYGLPADLCDEFIDVAESTALEILSHFTRAI, encoded by the coding sequence ATGAATAGGTTCCAGAAATTGCTAatgcaagaggaagaagatgccaTTACAAGAAATTGTCAAAGAGCCCTGGTGATGCAGGCAGCTTCCTCTCATATCTTGAGGATCCAAGAGGAAGAATCACAGTGGGGTGGTTCACAGCCCGGGCGCCAATACATCGCAAGAGATCGAGAAGCTATGGATCGACGACTGAAAGCTCTATACTTCACTTCGCTGTGCAGGTTCCAGGGTGATGTATTTTGCAGAAGGTACAGAATGCGACCTCATGTGTTTGACCAAATGATGCATGATGTCGCCAACCACGATCCGTACTTCGTGCAAAATGATGATGCCTCCGGCAGAGTTGGTTTGTCTACCGAACAAAAGATGACTTGTGCTATGAGGATGCTTGCTTACGGGCTTCCGGCCGACCTGTGTGATGAGTTTATAGACGTAGCTGAATCTACAGCTTTGGAGATCTTGTCGCACTTTACTAGAGCAATCTAG